The genomic stretch GAAAAGCCTGGGGATTGACTTCCGCAAGCCCACGGTAAATCCCCAAAGCTTCCTCCGTAGCTTTCAGCGCCTCCTCCAAACGACCAAGGGAGGAAAGAGCCAGGCCCAGCATACCAAGCGCTGTTGCGCGTTCGGCATCTTCCGCCGCCAGCTCCACCCATGTCCGATATACCCGTTCCTCAAAAGCTCGCAGGGCCAGGGTTCTATCAGGAGGAGGCAAAACTTTGTCCAGCGACCGCAGCAAGCCCCGAAGCAGCTCCCTGGGTAGACGCGCAGCCTCGCCCAGGACTGCTTCCAGGTTGACCTGCTGGACCTCCAGACGGCGGGCTGTCTCCGGAGTGTTGGGTTGAAGATTCTCAACCCACTTCGTCCACTCCGGCAAAAGCGAAGTCAGATGTGCAAAGCGTTTGTCGTCGGTCAGAGGCCAGTGGAGGCGAGCATACTCCGCCACGGTGGCGTGCCAGCGCCAGGATTGGAACACAGGATCAAAGTCGGCCAGAGCGGCTTCCAGCAGGGCAGATATAGCCTCTTCTCCGGCCGCCGCCCGGAGAAGGCTCTCCGGGGCTACACCACCAGGAAAAAGGAGCAACGTCTGCCAGGCTTTCAACTGCCCCCTCTCTTCCAGAAGGCTGGCACTCCATTCATACACCTTTTCCAGCTGTTTCTGGAAATCGCCCCTGCGCTCCCTTATTTCCTGCAGGAATGCCTCCAGGTCTCGCCGCCGGGCCTGGGCCACAAGAAGGTTCACCAGATGGGGATGGCCGTCGGTAGCCAGGGCAATTTCTTTAGCCTGCTCCTCCCCGATAGGGACTTTTCGCTCCCATGCCAGCCGCAGGGCATAAAAGGCCGCCGCCTCAATGCCGATGCCTTCGTGGATGGATATGGGCCAGGCGCAGGGAAGTTCTTCCAGAGACCGCTGTGGTGATCGGGCCATGACGAGCGCCGCACTTCTTCCACCCAAGCGCTCCAGAAACTGCCGCAAGCGTTTCAGTTCCTGCGGAGGAAGGGTATCCACATTGTCCAGAATCAGGAGGGTGGGCTGCCGGTCGGTGTAAAGGGTCAAAGCCTCGGTAACCCTGCCTGGCTCCGGGCGCAGACCAAGGGCCTCAGCCAGGCTGTAGAAGAAGTCATCGGCGGTATTTGGCCAGGTATTTTCCGGATAGGAGCCTTTGGCGAAGGCGACGCCACCGGAAAAGCGCCAGGCATTGCGGTGGGCCGCCTCCAGCGCCAGAGATGTCTTGCCTATGGTCGCTGGACCCGAGATGACCACCACCCGGGGTGGGTGGGCCAGCGCGGCGGCAATCCCCACCAGCTGAGAACCCCGGCCGAAGAAAAGTCCCGGACGGGGAGGAAGATTTCCGGGCGGACGGCCATCGTCTATACAGGGCTCGCCCCCGGTGAAACACTCAAAGCGGAGGTCTGCGTCGCCCAGCAGCACCACCTCGTGGGTGGTGATGGCGCGCTGAGCACGAGCAACGGCTTCTTTAAGCGGGAACCCGTCGGTGAGCTCGGCGTAAAGATAAGCAGCGAAGTGGACTGCCTCAAAGTCATAGACACGCCGGGTGTGGCCCACCACAGCGCGGGCTTTACCACTATTCACCAGCGCCTGAGCTACAGAGCGAACGTCGGCCGCCGATTCGCAGCCGTTGAGGACGACCAGATTCAATGGGCCGGGTAGGTCCTTCAGGGCTTCCAGGATTTTGTCGGTAGTGGCGTAGTCTATCTGTCCCAGTTCGTCCTCCAGCAAAAGGCCTTCGGACCAGGCATGGCCGCTGAAGTGGAGGATATCGGGGAAAAGGCCCTGGGCTCTGGCACGGGGAGATAGGGCGCGGCGCAGGGAATCCAGCGTGGGTGGGACAAGGCGGGTGAGAAAGATGGGAGCACGGCTTTCCTCAACCTTCTGGCTCAGTTTTTGCCATTCCCACTGCAGGTCCATAGGCGGTGGGAAGCAATACGGCCGGCGGGGGTCGTAAACCGGCGCGGCCAAGAGGGCCAGGATGCGAAGCATGCGGGCAGGGTCGCAACCCCCCTGCCGGTTGTTGGCCTGGAACATCGCCTGCCCGGGCTGGACTATCCCCTGGGAGCCATCGGTGTGGCCACCCATCATGTTGGCAGAAAAGCGGACGCTCATTTAAAGTCCCCTCAGAGCGAATCCTGCTTAAATTATACCATCTGTATTGGTGAAACAGCAATTTTCCTGGGCCATATCTAAAAGTTCCCCCAAAAACTTTGGGGAGCTTTCTCGCGAATTCGGGCGGGAGGTGCGGAGGATTGCCTTAAATTGGTGGTTAAGGTATAATTTCCAAAAGCCGCGAGGGGAGGGTTTATGGAACTGAGCAGAATCATCAAATACGCGCGAGGCGAAGAGGAAGTTGACCTGCTTTTGAAAAACGTTCGCCTCGTCAATGTCCTCTCAGGAGAAATTTATCTCACTAATGTAGCGGTAGCTCGGACCAAAATCGTGGGCTTTGGGGAATACAGAGCGAAGGAAGTCCTGGACCTGGATGGCTACTATCTCTGCCCTGGCTTTATTGACGGCCACGTCCACATTGAAAGCTCCATGCTTACTATACCCGAATTCGCAAAGGTCGTGGTCCCCCACGGAACAACAACAGTGATTATAGACCCCCATGAGATCGCCAATGTCCTGGGCCTTGATGGGATAAGATATATGCTGGAATCCAGCAAATATAACCCTCTGAGCGTGTATGTAATGCTTCCATCCTGTGTGCCGGCTACGGATATGGAAACTTCGGGCTCCCAGCTGGCCTCATACGATATAGCCCCTCTCTTCAGCAACCCATGGGTCCTGGGATTAGCCGAAATGATGAACTATCCAGGCGTTATCTTCGGCGATGGGGAGGTCCTGGCTAAAATTGCCTCAGCCCGAGGCCACCCCATTGATGGTCATGCCCCCGGTCTAACGGGAAAGGATCTGGCAGCCTACATAGCCGCCGGGATAGGCTCAGATCACGAGTGCACTACCCTTGAAGAGGCCAGGGAAAAGCTCCGCCTCGGAATGTATGTGATGATCAGGGAAGGGTCCACGGCTAAAAACTTAAGGGACCTTCTGCCCCTGGTCACTCCGACCAACGCCCGCCGGATGATGTTCGTGACCGATGACCGGCATCCTGGGGACCTCATAAGGGAAGGGCACATTGACCACATAATAAGATTGGCCATAGACCAGGGCGTTGACCCCATTCTGGCTATCCAGATGGCAACATTGAACCCTGCGGAGTACTTCGGGCTTAAAGATCTTGGGGTTATTGCCGTGGGCCGCCAGGCCGATATGGTTCTTTTTGATAACTTCAAGGAATTCCGTATCCTCAAAGTTTGGCGGGCTGGAACTCTGGTGGCCGAGGATGGCAAAATAATCCCGTGGGAAAGGCCCCAGCGCTCAATCCCCCTTCGGAGCTCCATGAACATAAAGTGGGAAGGAGTTGATTTCAAAATCCCGGCCCAGTCTTCCAGGGTCAAAGTGATTGAGATAATCCCGGGCCAAATTGTAACCCGCAAGCTCATCACCGAAGCCAAAGTCGTAGATGGCTACGTGGTTTCGGACGTAGAAAGGGACATCCTAAAAATAGCGGTGATTGAGCGCCATACCGCTTCAGGAAACATGGGCAAAGGATTGGTTAAAGGGTTCGGCCTCAAGAAAGGAGCAATAGCTTCCTCCGTAGCCCATGACTCCCACAATATCGTGGTGGTAGGGGTAAGCGATGAAGAAATGATGAGAGCTGTGAGGGAAATTGAAGCCATGAAAGGAGGGCTCGTAGCGGTGGCTGATGAGCAGGTTCTGGCGCGGCTTCCTCTACCAATAGCCGGCCTTATGAGCGAAAAATCGGCTTATGAAGTAGAAGCTGAACTGGAAGAGCTAACGGAAGCCACCAAAGCCCTCGGTTGCATCCTGGAAGAACCTTTCATGGCGCTCAGTTTCCTCGCGCTCCCGGTGATCCCCGAACTCAAGCTTACCGACAAAGGGCTGGTGGATGTAACCGAATTCCGATTCGTAAGCCTTTTTGAGTGAAAGGTAAAATGCGCAAAATCCTCCTGGCCTCCTCTTCTCCACGCCGGCGCGAGCTTGTGGCAAAGCTCGCCCTTCCTTACGAGGTTGTCTCAAAACCAGTGGAAGAAAGCTCGCTGGAAGGCGAAAGTCCCCAGGAGATGGTTAAACGGTTAGCCCTGGCCAAAGCGAGGGCTGTTTGCGACTTTAACTCCAGCCATGTAATCCTGGCAGCCGACACCATTGTATTTCTTGAAGGGAATATCCTGGGCAAGCCCCAGGATGAAAAGCACGCCCGAGAGATGCTTCTGGCCCTTAAGGGACGCAGCCACCTGGTCTTCACCGGGGTGGCTGTGCTTGTCCCCCCATCCCTGGAATTAGTTGGGGTAGAGTGCACCCTTGTCCTCATGAGGGATTATTCCCTTGAAGAAATTGAAGCTTACGTCGGTTCGGGCAGGGCTCTGGATAAAGCCGGCGCTTACGGAGTGCAGGAAGAAGATTTCCGACCGGTAGCTGAAGTCCGGGGCTGTTACACCAATGTGATGGGTTTACCCCTCTGCCTTACAGCGGAACTTCTGGGGAAAGCAGGCTTTAGATTCAAAGAGTCTCCCCTTCAAATTTGTGAGAGCGCAACCCCCGAAGAATTCAGGGGTTCCCACGCCCTGCGGCTTTCTCCAGGATGCTGAGAGCACTGAGAGCGGTAGTTTCCCAGGAAAATTCCCTGGCCCTCCTCAGCCCCTTCTCTCTCAGAGCCTGAGAAAGCTCGGGTTCTCTGAGAATTCTCTCCATGCTCGCAGCCCACTCTTCAGGATCGCGAGGGTCAAGAAGCAAAGCCCCGCCATCCAGAACCTCCGGAAGCGACGAGGAAGAAGAGGCCAGGACCGGACACCCACAGGCCATCGCCTCAAGGGGAGGAAAGCCGAAGCCTTCGTACAGGGATGGAAAGACGAAAGCTTCGGCCAGGGAATAAAGGGCAGGTTTGTGCTCCTCGGCTATCCAGCCAGTAAAGAGGACACTGCCCTTAAGTCCCTTTTCCAGAACCATCTTCAAAGGATTAATGAGAACCGGGCTTTCCCGAGAGGGGACTTTTCCTGCTATTACCAGAGCTGGCACTTCGCCTGGGCATCTTTCCCTGAACAGGCAATAAGCTTCCAAGAGGAGGCCCAGGTTCTTGCGGCGGTCAAAACCCCCAAGATAAAGGAAAAAGGGGCCCCTTATCCCATACCCTCTCACGACCTCTTCTGCTCCGGCTCTGTCCTCCACCGGCCTGAACTCTTCCCCTATTCCAGGATAAACTACTTCCACCTTTTCCGGGCTTATCTTAAAGCATCTTAGGACATCGCCCCTGGTGGAAGCTGAGTCAGCCAGGATAAAGCGAGCTTTCGGGACGGCCTTTTTCACAAGGGCATTGTAGAGCTTCACCGCTGGGGAATAAGAGTACTCGGGGAAAAGAAAAGGGATGAGGTCGTGAACGGTGACAACCAGGGGCCGGGGGGAAAAGAGCGGAGGGCCCATGTATGGCACAAAAGCCACGTCAACCTGCTCCTTGAGGCAGTAGCGGGGAAAGAGCACGCTTTCAAACCAAACCTTATAAAGGTTGAGCAGGCCTTTGCTCTCCGGTAAATGCCGGGCCTCAGGAATTAAAACCCTGACCTCGGCTCTGGAGGCCAGAACTTCCAGGAGTTTCCTGGAATACTGCCCGGATCCTGTCTCCAGCCTTTTCAGGAACCAGCCGTTAAATCCTATTTTTACCATCATCACCATTTTAGCCCTCAAAATTGCTTTTGGCAAAAAGGACCTATTAGCTTATAATTTTGGCAACGATACCGGAAGGAGAAGGCGATGGAAGAAGAGTTTGTCAAAGAGCAGAAGCTTTTGGACTATCTTTCTGGGCTTGGAAGCGTTGTGGTGGCTCTCTCCGGAGGAGTGGATAGCTCCTTTCTCCTGTGGGCTGCTCTGAAAGCTCTGGGGCCGGAAAAAGTTCTGGCAGTTACGCTCATCTCGCCAGTGGTCCCCGCTCGGGAGCGCCGGGCAGTTGCCCAGTTGGCAGAAGAACTGGGAGCACGCCATCTTTTCCTCCCCACAGACCAGATAAATGACCCTCAATTCTTAGCCAATCCTCCAGAACGCTGTTACTTCTGCAAGAAGGAGAATTTCTCCAGGCTTATAGACCTGGCCCGAGAGGAAGGTTTCCAGTGCGTAGTGGAAGGCTCCAATACCGATGATGATCGCGATTTTCGGCCGGGCGCTAAAGCCGTAAAGGAGCTTGGAGTCCTCAGCCCCTTGAAAGAGGTAGGCCTCTCCAAAGAAGAGATACGCCGCCTCTCCCGCCTGGCAGGGCTCCCCACATGGGACAAGCCCCCTGAGAGCTGCCTGGCAACCCGCTTTCCCAGAGGGACGCCCATAACCCTAAGAGAGCTTGCCATGGTGGAAAAAGCGGAAGATTTCCTGATTTCCTTGGGGCTTAAGATGGTCAGAGTTCGCCACCATTACCCGATCGCCCGCATAGAGGTGGGGAAGGAGGAGATGGGTAAAGTGGTGGAAAGGGCAGAGGAGATCGCTTCAGCTCTGAAGGCTATCGGATATACCTATGTGGTCCTGGACCTGGAAGGTTACAGACCCGGAGGAGCTTGATGGACAGGGAAAAACTTCGCCGGTTGCTGGAAGAGGTCAGGGAAGGCCAGAAGAGTGTGGAGGAAGCTCTTGAGGCCCTGCGAGGTTTCCCTTTTGAGGATCTGGAATTTGCCCGCCTGGATACCCATCGGGCGCTGAGGAAAGGGTTCCCCGAAGTTATCTTTTGCCCGGGCAAGACCCCCGCACAGGTGGTGGAACTTATGAGGCGCCTTTACGAAAAAAGCGGGCGAGTTATGGCCACGAGGGCTTTCCCGGAAGTGGTGGAAGCAGTTACCAGCGCTTTCCCCGAAGCCAGATACTTCCCGGAGGCCAGGATAGTATTCCTCGGGCAACCGGCCCCCAAAACGGGCCGGGGAACGGTGCTGGTCATAACAGCAGGCACGGCCGATATCCCGGTAGCCGAAGAAGCAGCGGTAACAGCAGAACTTTTGGGCAGCTCCGTTGAACGCCTCTACGACGTGGGGGTAGCCGGTTTGCACCGGTTGATAGCTTACCAGGACAAGCTCTTTTCGGCCAATGTTATTGTGGTGGTGGCGGGGATGGAGGGAGCACTCCCCAGCGTAGTGGGAGGACTGGTAGCTCGCCCCGTTGTGGCAGTTCCCACCAGTGTGGGATACGGAGCCCACTGGGGCGGGCTTGCTTCGCTTCTAACCATGCTCAACACCTGCGCTCCGGGCGTGGTGGTGGTCAACATAGATAACGGCTTCGGGGCTGGATACGTTGCCCACCTTATAAACCAGTGAGGACTGAGCATGAGAATAGCCTACTTTGAAGCCTTCGCCGGAGCCAGCGGGAACATGATCTTGGGAGCCCTCATAGATGCAGGTCTGGAGCTGGAAAGCCTCATAGAGGGCTTGAAAACCCTGCCGATCGGCGGTTATTCTATTACCGCTTCCCGGGTTAAAAAGCGAGGGATTGCCGGGACATTCGTAGAAGTGAAGGTAACAGAACCTCAGGAGGAAAGGGGCCTGCCAGAGATTGAAGAAATAATCATGAGAAGCTCGCTCCCGGAAAAGGTCAAAGCCTTGAGCCTGAGGGTTTTCCGCCGCCTGGCCGAAGCCGAAGCCAGAGTTCACGACATCCCGGTGGAGAAAGTTCACTTCCACGAAGTAGGAGCAGTAGATGCCATCGTGGACGTAGTGGGCAGCATCCTCGGGCTTGAACTCCTCGGGGTAGAAGAAGTTTATGTCTCGCCTCTCCACCTTGGCTACGGGATGGTGAAAGGCGCCCATGGCCCCTTGCCAGTCCCCGCCCCGGCCACCATGGAACTCGTAAGAGGTGTCCCTGTATACGGCTGGGATGTGGAAGCCGAACTTCTCACCCCTACCGGGGCAGCCATATTGACAACCCTGGCCCGTTCTTTCGGCAGCCCCCCTCCATTTAAAGTGGAAAAGGTAGGGTATGGAGCAGGGCTGTGGGACCTGCCCTTTCCTAACCTCCTGCGCCTCTGCATCGGGGTCAGAGAAGAAGAAATAGCCGGCTACGAAGAAGATTACGTGACAGTCCTTGAAGCCAACATTGACGATATGAACCCTCAGTGGTTTGAAAACCTCCTGGAAAAACTTATGGAAGCGGGTGCCCTTGATGTCTATCTAACCCCACTCCAGATGAAGAAAGGAAGGCCAGGGGTAAAGCTCGGGGTGTTGCTTAAGGATGAAAAGCTCGCACCAGTATTGGACACAATTTTTGCTGAAAGCACCACCATAGGGGTAAGAGCTTACAGGGCAAAGCGGTGGAAACTTGAGAGAGAAGAAGTGCCAGTTCTCACCCCCTTTGGGGAAATCAGGGTGAAAGTCGCCAGAAAAGGAGGGCAAATCCTTAATCTGGCCCCCGAATACGAGGATTGTCGGAAAGTGGCAAAGGAAATGGGCCTGCCGGTCAAAGAAATCTACCAGATCGCTCTGGAAGAGGCTCGCAGGAAACTAAAGGGAGAGTTGAGTGCGGGAATTCAGAGTGCTCCAGTACCATCACGGAGGGTTTGAGAGGGTCCCGAAGCCTCTGCCCGAAGAATCCCTCTTGGTCTTGAGGGTCAATGGTCAGGATTGGGTCAGCCTCTACTGCACTCCCCAGCACCTTAGAGAGCTGGCTTTAGGTTTTCTGTACCTGGAAGGGGTTATAAAAGGGCTGGAAGATGTGGTCGTGGTTCGGGTCTGTGAGAATTCCGGGGTTGTGGAAGTAGTCCTTTACCACGATATAACCCTGCCCTCCCGAAAGGTTATAACCTCTGGGTGCGGGCAAGGGGTTACTCACCTGACGGGGGAAACGGACCTTCACCTTGAAGGAGGCCCTTGTCTTGCTCCGGAAAAGATTTTCTCCCTCTTGAATGAGCTATATCGCTCTTCCGTTTCCTACCGCGAAGCCGGAGGGATTCACTCCTCGGCCATAAGCGATGGGGAAAGAATCCTCTGGGTAGCGGAAGATATCGGGCGGCACAATACGCTGGATAAAATCAAAGGGCATTGCCTCCTTGAGGGGATTGAGACAGAAGGCAAGGTAATTTTAACCACCGGGCGAATTTCCGCCGAAATGCTGCTGAAAGCCGCCAAGATGGGGGTCACCTTCCTCGTTTCCCGCACTTCCCCTACAGCTCGGGCTGTGGAGCTGGCGGAGAAATGGGGCATCACTCTGGTTGGGTACGCCAGAGGGGACAGCTTCAGAGTTTACTCTCACCCCGAGCGTCTTGAGGTTTAAATCCTTTCTGTAAAAATTCAGAAAGAAGTAGTAGAGATCGCGGGCCCTGGTCCGGGGGCTGACTTTGAGGGGAATGTGGTCAGGATAAATGATGAAGGCCCTGGTCTGAGCCCCACCTGGCCCCCCATGGGTGGCTATCTGATCCTCAAAAGTTACTATGACGCTTTTTTTCTTCATAGCTCCCACCACCACCAAATCCCCAGCGTGCGGGAAGGACACCAGACGGGCCATCTCCATGGCTACTTCCTCAGGTTTTCCATAAGAGGCCAGGAAGGAAAGCTCACCGTAAACTTTGCCTTCTCTCCACACAATTGATCCCCTTGGAGAGAGAAAGTGAATTTCCTCCCCTTCCCTCAGGGCAATAAAGCCCACCCCTGGATGCCCCAGCAATTTTTCCAGTAGCCCCGGATACAAGGTGGTGAGCTGGCTGAGGGAAAGGGGCCTTCGGTGTGAGGTAAAGTAAATGTGCGCCAGGGGACCTGAACAGGATACCACCACCGTGCCTTCGGGAAGCTTCTCCTCTTCCTCCCAAAAAGGCCATGGTCTCACAGACCGCAGTATGCTCAGAAACTTGCGCCATGGGCCTCTGTATTCCACCCTTTCCGGACCGTAAAATTCCTTAAGGGCTGCCTCCTTCACCAGTTCTCTGACAAAATCCCCGAAGCTCTGCCCGAAAGCTTCCCGGAAAGGTATAGATGGAGTCAGGCCGTGGTCGGATAATATAAAAATATCGTATCGGTTAAAGGGCTCCCGGGAACACATCTTGAAGATTTGCCTTATCTGAGAATCAATCCCCTTAAGCACCCGTAATGCCTCCTCGGAAGCAGGCCCTGTCTGGTGAGCCACTTCATCGTAACCGTAGTAATTGGTATAAATGGCAGGCAGATTGCGGTAAATATCCATCAAACAGGCGTAGGTTTGCATTTCCCGAAAAAGCACGTTCACCACTATGTTAAAGAAAGGCTTCTTGGTCCAGGGCAAGGGGGAGGGAAAAAAAGTGCGGAAGGTCTTTTTGACCCACCACCGGGCATATTCCCACACAGATAGGGCAAAGATCCGCAGGAACCTGATGGGGTTGAGGAGGAACAATAAAGCCCAGGCAGCGCCTCTCAAACTCTGCAGGAAATGGGAAGAGTTCATGGCTCCGAGGGTGAACATGGCAGTGGTAGCTCCTCCATCCAGCATTGAAAAGTAAGCGGCTCCTCCCTTGAGGAGGGCAATCCTGCCTCTGGCGATTCGCTCCTGAACGATGTGCATTGATTGAGGATTTTTGCCTTCTATTGTGATTTCCTTGTCCTTTTCATACCAGCGAAACCCGCAAATATCAAAGTTTTCCCCGTAAAAAAGGCCGGCCTGGAAAGAAGGGGTAGCACTGGGAAGACCGCAATCCCAAAGAGCGAGCCTGTAATTTCCGCTTTCCAGAAGTTTGCGCACAAAAGGCATATACCCGCGCTGAAGGGCCTTGAGCAGGTAATCGTAAGCCAGGGCATCAATGTGGATTATGATAAAATTGCGCTCCGTCTCTTTCCAGGCCCTCTTCAGGCCTGCTCTCTTGAGTATGGGACGATATTTTACTTCCGCAAGAGCTTTATGCACTTTCATTTCTGTTTACCTCTACCGGGATTGCGCCTCAGAGGGTATTTTATTGGGATAGCTTTAACAGGTCAACCCCCCACGAGGTTATTCAGGACTTATCAGGCGAACCCTCAGAAAACGACAGAAGCCCACTCCCTCCTCCGGTGCTTCCCCTCTAAGGGCACCTGATGACGAACTCCTCGCACAGAAATCGGTTGTTTTTGCACTTCCTCTGGGGAAGTGCTATCATTTTCTTTGTTTCAATTTTCTTCTAAGGAGGTAGGAAAAGTTGCTAACGTGGCTTTACATCCTTGTAGCATTGGCTCTGGCCCTCTTCGGATTCAATCAGCTGGTTATTCTGGCCCTTTACTTCCGACACTTCAGACGTAAGCTGGCCCCACCTCCACCCTTAAAAGGAGAATGGCCTTCAGTAACCGTCCAGCTGCCGATATACAACGAAGCCAGCGTGGTGGATAGAGCCATAGAAGCCCTGGCTCGCCTGGATTATCCCCGGGAAAAATTAGAAATCCAGGTCCTGGACGATTCCGATGACGAGACCACAAAGATTGCTCTGAAAAAGGTGAGGGAATGGAAATCCCGAGGCCTCAACATAGCCCTGATCCACAGAGATGGGAGGAATGGATTCAAAGCAGGGGCTCTGGCCGAAGGGCTGGAAAGGGCCGCTGGAGAATTCATCGCCATATTTGACGCCGACTTTGTCCCTCCACCGGATTTCCTCCGCCGAACAATACCCTATTTCCTCCAGAACCCCCGCCTGGGAATGCTCCAAACCCGATGGGGACATCTCAACCGGGAATATTCGCCTCTCACCAGGGCACAGGCCCTGGCCTTGGATGGTCACTTTCTGGTGGAACAGGTTGCTCGCCAGAGGGCGGGCCTTTTCATGGGATTCAATGGTTCAGCCGGGGTATGGCGCAAAAGTTGCATAGAAGACGCCGGAGGATGGCAAAGCGATACCTTAACCGAAGACCTGGACTTGAGCTACAGGGCTCAGCTCAAAGGGTGGGAATGTCTTTTCCTACCAGAGGTTGTAGTCCCCGCTGAAATCCCACCTCAGTTGAATGCCTTTAAAGCTCAACAGAGAAGGTGGGCAAAGGGGTCAATTCAGTGCCTTTTGAAGCTTTCCCCCGCTGTGCTCAACTCCTCGCGACCCGCTTTCCACAAGTTTGAAGCCTTACTGCACCTCGGAAGCTACCTGGTTCACCCCCTCATGCTTCTCTCTCTTATCCTTATCCTGCCCCTTATCCTTCAGGATATAAAAGTCCATTTTCCCCTGACCTACGTGATGATCGCGAGTTTTGGACCGCCCCTGGTCTACTTCGTAGCTGCGCTCAGAAACCCGGAAAAGGGACCAAAAGAGATGATCTTTTTCCCCTTATTAGCCCTTGTGGGGATAGGAATTGCCCTCAACAACACCATTGCCATAGTTGAAGCATTGCTTAGGAGGAAAGGGAGGTTTGAGAGAACCCCCAAATTCCGCCTCTACCGCAGAGAAGGGGAATGGGAAAGCAGCCCATATGCCATAAAAACAGAAAAAGTGGCCTTCGGAGAAATCCTTCTGGCCCTTTACGCCCTATTAACCTTAGCAGTAGCCTGGATCAAAGGATTCTACTGGGCCGCTCCCTTTTTCCTTCTCTATGCCGGCGGATTCGGCTACGTGGGGATAGGAAGCCTCTGGCATTCTTTACGCCCGGCTTTCCACCAACGGAACAGAGGAAAAATCTGGAAAGTTCGCCTCAGAAATGGCCGTGGACTGGCTTAAGAAGCCAGAAAAGAATCAATGACCCTGCGCAGCGCTTCTTTATCCCAGCCCACATAATACCTTTTGCCCTGGATTATAAAGCTCGGGTAACGGCTAACCCGATGACGGAGACATCTCCACAGGCCCTGAAGGGACCTGGGATCTATGAGGATTATGTAAACTTTATCCCCATAAGACCTGGAAAGTTCCAGGACCCAATCCACTAACCGCCGGAAATCCTCTTTCCATTCGGGTGGATAGTCTGAACTTTCGGTTTTAAGCCCTGCTTCCTGCATAAGGACCTGGCAAGAG from Anaerolineae bacterium encodes the following:
- a CDS encoding glycosyltransferase family 4 protein yields the protein MVMMVKIGFNGWFLKRLETGSGQYSRKLLEVLASRAEVRVLIPEARHLPESKGLLNLYKVWFESVLFPRYCLKEQVDVAFVPYMGPPLFSPRPLVVTVHDLIPFLFPEYSYSPAVKLYNALVKKAVPKARFILADSASTRGDVLRCFKISPEKVEVVYPGIGEEFRPVEDRAGAEEVVRGYGIRGPFFLYLGGFDRRKNLGLLLEAYCLFRERCPGEVPALVIAGKVPSRESPVLINPLKMVLEKGLKGSVLFTGWIAEEHKPALYSLAEAFVFPSLYEGFGFPPLEAMACGCPVLASSSSSLPEVLDGGALLLDPRDPEEWAASMERILREPELSQALREKGLRRAREFSWETTALSALSILEKAAGRGNP
- the ade gene encoding adenine deaminase, coding for MELSRIIKYARGEEEVDLLLKNVRLVNVLSGEIYLTNVAVARTKIVGFGEYRAKEVLDLDGYYLCPGFIDGHVHIESSMLTIPEFAKVVVPHGTTTVIIDPHEIANVLGLDGIRYMLESSKYNPLSVYVMLPSCVPATDMETSGSQLASYDIAPLFSNPWVLGLAEMMNYPGVIFGDGEVLAKIASARGHPIDGHAPGLTGKDLAAYIAAGIGSDHECTTLEEAREKLRLGMYVMIREGSTAKNLRDLLPLVTPTNARRMMFVTDDRHPGDLIREGHIDHIIRLAIDQGVDPILAIQMATLNPAEYFGLKDLGVIAVGRQADMVLFDNFKEFRILKVWRAGTLVAEDGKIIPWERPQRSIPLRSSMNIKWEGVDFKIPAQSSRVKVIEIIPGQIVTRKLITEAKVVDGYVVSDVERDILKIAVIERHTASGNMGKGLVKGFGLKKGAIASSVAHDSHNIVVVGVSDEEMMRAVREIEAMKGGLVAVADEQVLARLPLPIAGLMSEKSAYEVEAELEELTEATKALGCILEEPFMALSFLALPVIPELKLTDKGLVDVTEFRFVSLFE
- a CDS encoding CHAT domain-containing protein encodes the protein MSVRFSANMMGGHTDGSQGIVQPGQAMFQANNRQGGCDPARMLRILALLAAPVYDPRRPYCFPPPMDLQWEWQKLSQKVEESRAPIFLTRLVPPTLDSLRRALSPRARAQGLFPDILHFSGHAWSEGLLLEDELGQIDYATTDKILEALKDLPGPLNLVVLNGCESAADVRSVAQALVNSGKARAVVGHTRRVYDFEAVHFAAYLYAELTDGFPLKEAVARAQRAITTHEVVLLGDADLRFECFTGGEPCIDDGRPPGNLPPRPGLFFGRGSQLVGIAAALAHPPRVVVISGPATIGKTSLALEAAHRNAWRFSGGVAFAKGSYPENTWPNTADDFFYSLAEALGLRPEPGRVTEALTLYTDRQPTLLILDNVDTLPPQELKRLRQFLERLGGRSAALVMARSPQRSLEELPCAWPISIHEGIGIEAAAFYALRLAWERKVPIGEEQAKEIALATDGHPHLVNLLVAQARRRDLEAFLQEIRERRGDFQKQLEKVYEWSASLLEERGQLKAWQTLLLFPGGVAPESLLRAAAGEEAISALLEAALADFDPVFQSWRWHATVAEYARLHWPLTDDKRFAHLTSLLPEWTKWVENLQPNTPETARRLEVQQVNLEAVLGEAARLPRELLRGLLRSLDKVLPPPDRTLALRAFEERVYRTWVELAAEDAERATALGMLGLALSSLGRLEEALKATEEALGIYRGLAEVNPQAFLPYLAGSLNNLGKVLSGLGRLEEALKATEEALGIYRGLA
- the larB gene encoding nickel pincer cofactor biosynthesis protein LarB, yielding MDREKLRRLLEEVREGQKSVEEALEALRGFPFEDLEFARLDTHRALRKGFPEVIFCPGKTPAQVVELMRRLYEKSGRVMATRAFPEVVEAVTSAFPEARYFPEARIVFLGQPAPKTGRGTVLVITAGTADIPVAEEAAVTAELLGSSVERLYDVGVAGLHRLIAYQDKLFSANVIVVVAGMEGALPSVVGGLVARPVVAVPTSVGYGAHWGGLASLLTMLNTCAPGVVVVNIDNGFGAGYVAHLINQ
- a CDS encoding Maf family protein is translated as MRKILLASSSPRRRELVAKLALPYEVVSKPVEESSLEGESPQEMVKRLALAKARAVCDFNSSHVILAADTIVFLEGNILGKPQDEKHAREMLLALKGRSHLVFTGVAVLVPPSLELVGVECTLVLMRDYSLEEIEAYVGSGRALDKAGAYGVQEEDFRPVAEVRGCYTNVMGLPLCLTAELLGKAGFRFKESPLQICESATPEEFRGSHALRLSPGC
- the larE gene encoding ATP-dependent sacrificial sulfur transferase LarE; protein product: MEEEFVKEQKLLDYLSGLGSVVVALSGGVDSSFLLWAALKALGPEKVLAVTLISPVVPARERRAVAQLAEELGARHLFLPTDQINDPQFLANPPERCYFCKKENFSRLIDLAREEGFQCVVEGSNTDDDRDFRPGAKAVKELGVLSPLKEVGLSKEEIRRLSRLAGLPTWDKPPESCLATRFPRGTPITLRELAMVEKAEDFLISLGLKMVRVRHHYPIARIEVGKEEMGKVVERAEEIASALKAIGYTYVVLDLEGYRPGGA